In Methanoregula formicica SMSP, the DNA window TTATCTGGGAAATGAAGAGACGGGGCCATGAAATCCTTGTAACGGCACGCGATAAAGATGTCGTTATTCAGTTATTGGAGGCTTATGATATCCCGTTTCAACGAGTAGGGAAGAAAGGATCAAGTCGATTTAATTTAGTAATAGAATTGGTTCAACGCGAGATTGAAATATTTCGAATTGCGAGGATTTATAATCCGGATTTTTTTATAGGATTATTTAATCCGGCAATCGCTCATGTGGCCACTCTCTTACATAAACCATCGATGAATTTTATAGATTCAGAACCTGAAGTAGTTAAATTTGCAGATCTCATTACAATTCCATTCTCAAATATTATTCTTACATTGAATTCAGTTAAACATAATTTTGGATCAAAAGAAATTAGAATTAATAGTTTTAAGGAGCTTGCGTCATTGCATCCGAATTATTTCTCTCCAAATTTTCAAACAATTGAGAGTGTAGGGATAAAAGAGCCGGATAGTTATGCGGTAATCAGATTCGTTTCATGGGGTGCATATCATGACATTGGTCAAAATGGATTTAATAATGACGAGAAGCATTTACTCATAAAGCAACTTGAAAAATATTTGCCTGTATATATTTCGTCTGAGTCTCAACTTCCAAAAGATTTGGAAAAATATCGAATGCCGATACCGCCAGAGAAAATTCATGATTTTTTATATTTTGCGAAATTTCTAGTATCCGACTCTCAAACGATGACAACAGAATCAGCAGTACTAGGTACACCAGCTATTCGATATAATTCATTTGTTGGACAAAATGACATGGGAAATTTTATCGAACTTGAGAAAAAATATTGCCTGATTTTTAACTATAAAAATTCATATGATGCCATACAAAAGGCGGTAGATTTAGCTCAAATACCAAACATAAAACAGATTTGGAAACCTCGTAAGGAATTATTATTAAAGGACAAGGTAAATATAACCGCATTTATGGTTTGGTTCATAGATGCGTATCCCCAAAGTGTTATGGAAATGAGGAATAACCCCGATCTGCAATATTTATGGAGTCCTGTAACTGGAGAAACATTATGAAAAAAAAACAAATTTGTGCAAGATGTGTCTGTGATGATAGCATTCCAGGAATCACATTTGATAATCGCGGTGTATGCAGTCTCTGCAAAAATTATGACCTTATCGAACTTGAGTTCCCTTCCAATGAAAACACGTATAAAAAATTTCAACAGATCGTTGATAACATCAAAAACAATCAAAGCAAAGGAAAATATGATTGTCTTATTGGAATTAGTGGAGGAACAGATAGCATCTATACATTATATCTTGCACGAAAATATGGTCTCAATCCCTTGGCACTTCACATTGATGATGGGAGTGATACGGAAATCTCTGTCCATAATGTTCAAACCGCAGTAAAAAAACTGAATGTCGATTTGTATACG includes these proteins:
- a CDS encoding DUF354 domain-containing protein, giving the protein MKILIDISHPGHVHLFKNFIWEMKRRGHEILVTARDKDVVIQLLEAYDIPFQRVGKKGSSRFNLVIELVQREIEIFRIARIYNPDFFIGLFNPAIAHVATLLHKPSMNFIDSEPEVVKFADLITIPFSNIILTLNSVKHNFGSKEIRINSFKELASLHPNYFSPNFQTIESVGIKEPDSYAVIRFVSWGAYHDIGQNGFNNDEKHLLIKQLEKYLPVYISSESQLPKDLEKYRMPIPPEKIHDFLYFAKFLVSDSQTMTTESAVLGTPAIRYNSFVGQNDMGNFIELEKKYCLIFNYKNSYDAIQKAVDLAQIPNIKQIWKPRKELLLKDKVNITAFMVWFIDAYPQSVMEMRNNPDLQYLWSPVTGETL